In Candidatus Babeliales bacterium, the DNA window TTCTTTTTTTATTTTTTCAGAATTTTCTGCGAATCCTGTGCAGGAAAATCCCGCTGAGTTGGAACAAATTTTATCAGAAATGAGTCCTGAAGATCAACAACAGTTGCAAGCTGAGCTTGAAAAATTTAGAGATCAATATTTAGAAGAAAAACGTGATGCCGGATTTAAACTTTTAGAAACATTCGAATTTCTTTGTGAACATCTTGGTCAAATGATTAACAACAATCAGATAAAAAACTTTGATCGCGAAAATGTATTAGCTCATATTAAAGAAACAAGAAAAACTATTCACGAACTCAAAAAAAATGCAAAAACCGCATTTGATCCTTACAGCATCAAAATCCTGTTCGATATCATTGAAAGTTACATAAATCATCTGCGTACTTTAGTGAAAAATAGCTTAAAAACAGTCCCCGAACTTGATTTACAAGGTGTTATTAAACGAAGCATAGAAAGCGAAAAGTTTGACCCAGAAGAACTCGAAAAGCAAGTTTTACGCTGTCAAAAAAATATTGAATCACTTGAAAGAGAATCACAAAATGTAGGCCGTTCACTTTTTAATAGAGCGTACTGTCGTATTGAAAAATTCTGTTCAGATCATCATGTATTTTCTCGTACAGGAAAAGCTTTAATACTTGCACTTGGTGGCTATTGGGTTTTATCTCGTATTAACAATGATACTTTTGAATCATTTGGTTTTAATAATGTTCCGGGATTAAATTCATTAAAAGAAAGTATCGGTGAAAATCCTAAATTACAGATCACTAAAATCGGTGAACATAAATCAATCGAAGTCATAAATCAACCGAATGTAACTACTGCAGGATGGATAGAACATTCTTTAGGAAGAGGTGGATTAAACCTTGTTGATTTAACATTACCGCCACTTATAACTTGGGCTACCTTGTGGGGACCTTTGCAAAACAATTGGGAAGCTATCAAACTGTGGACACAAAAAAAATGGTCCTATCTGAGAGGTGTTTTACGCGGTGGGCCCGTCGAAAATAAAACAGAATCATGGAAAAAAGACCCAAAACAAAAATTTGATGATGTTATTGGCCAACAAGCAGCTAAAGATGCTGTAGTAGCCATTAAAGATAGTGTTATCAATGAAGAAGCATGCCGTAGAGCAGGCATTAAACCAGCACAAGGTATCTTATTTTATGGCCCTCCTGGTACCGGTAAATCTATGCTTGCAGAAGCACTGGGCACTGAATTCAAAAATCATGTAGATAAGAACATTAACTTCCTTGCAATATGCCCCGCAGATTTAGAATATCTAAAAGCACTAACTGGTTCTCCAACTGGTATTGGTGCTTTATTTGGATTACTCATACCTGATGGCATTACCGTATTAGTACTTGATGAAATTGATATGATCGGTTTACAACGTGAACGTGATTCTAAAGAATTAAGTCAATTATTAACTGAAATGAGTGGTATTATGAGTGCTAATTCATCCAAACATATTATTGTAATTGGTATCACCAATAGACCTGAAAACTTAGATGATGCATTATTGCGTTCCGGCCGTTTTGGTAAGGCAATCTGGTTTGATTACCCTTCATTGCAAGATCGTATTACTTACCTTACTCGTGAACTTGAAAATCGTTGCATCATAAATATTGATAGCGATTATATTGAGAAACTTGCAAAAGAAACTGAACGTTGCACTTTTGAAGACCTTAACAAAATTCTTACGGGTGCCTTACTAAAAGCAAAAGCTCATAGAGAAGCGTTGAATGAAAATCATCTAGAAGAAGCATTTGATGAAGAAATTCGTCGCATTTTATTTGATGATTCTTCATTGCCTGAAGAACATAAAAAGATGCTCGCTGCTCATCAAGCCGGTCATGCATTAGCAGCCATGCTTTTAGATAAAATCAATAAAGTAACCAAAGTAACAATTCGCGCAGTCAGTAAAAAACTGCAAGAAGAATCTATATATGCAAAATATAGTGAAAATGGTAAGTCAAAAGAAAAAACACAAGCAAATGATCCAATAGAACTCGGTAAGGTTTTCACTGAAAAACCAGACAATGTACGTACGCTCTATACCCGCGATGAACTTATAAATCAGATTAAGATTAATCTCGCTGGGCATATTGCAGAAAACATTCTTAGATCTAATGCTGGAAACTATCATAAAGAAGATAAAGAAAAAGCACTTGCTTATGCGCGACAAATTATTTTTGAAGGCATGGACCCAAATAGCTTGCCAAAAAACATAAAAAATAAGCGCAATCATGAAGCATTTGTCCTCATGAATAAGTGTGAAAAAGAAATAGAAACGCTTCTCTTGCAGTTCAAAACTGAATTGAAAGAAATTGCTGATACATTACAAGAAAAACTCACACTCAGTTATTCTGAATTATTTGCGATTCTTAATAAGTCTCTTGAAAATAATGAAGAAAAGCTAAAAATTGAACCAGTAACAGCACCAGCAGCATAGTTTTACAACAACTGGTTATATAAAAAAGGTCGCTCGTAAAAATGAGCGACCTTTTTTATATAACCTATCTTTTTATATTTCGATTGCATCAATCATGTCGATTCTTTTTTGATAGCGACCTTTTTTAAATTCCGTATTGAGCCATACTTCAACCATCTCTTGTGCTTGCTCATTAGTAACATAATCTGATGGAAGTGCTAAAACATTAGTATTATCGTCTTCTTTACTTTCTTGCGCTATTTGTTTATTCCATGCAAGCCCAGCATAAATGCCGGGATATCGATTCGCGATAATGGCCATGCCTATACCAGTACCACATAATAAAATACCATAATCTGCTTTGTCACTACGCATTTGTTCAATTGCTGGTATTGCAAATTCAGGATAATCTGACCGTTCATCATCAAAAGCC includes these proteins:
- a CDS encoding AAA family ATPase encodes the protein MSKFSNWIKITAFIFSFFIFSEFSANPVQENPAELEQILSEMSPEDQQQLQAELEKFRDQYLEEKRDAGFKLLETFEFLCEHLGQMINNNQIKNFDRENVLAHIKETRKTIHELKKNAKTAFDPYSIKILFDIIESYINHLRTLVKNSLKTVPELDLQGVIKRSIESEKFDPEELEKQVLRCQKNIESLERESQNVGRSLFNRAYCRIEKFCSDHHVFSRTGKALILALGGYWVLSRINNDTFESFGFNNVPGLNSLKESIGENPKLQITKIGEHKSIEVINQPNVTTAGWIEHSLGRGGLNLVDLTLPPLITWATLWGPLQNNWEAIKLWTQKKWSYLRGVLRGGPVENKTESWKKDPKQKFDDVIGQQAAKDAVVAIKDSVINEEACRRAGIKPAQGILFYGPPGTGKSMLAEALGTEFKNHVDKNINFLAICPADLEYLKALTGSPTGIGALFGLLIPDGITVLVLDEIDMIGLQRERDSKELSQLLTEMSGIMSANSSKHIIVIGITNRPENLDDALLRSGRFGKAIWFDYPSLQDRITYLTRELENRCIINIDSDYIEKLAKETERCTFEDLNKILTGALLKAKAHREALNENHLEEAFDEEIRRILFDDSSLPEEHKKMLAAHQAGHALAAMLLDKINKVTKVTIRAVSKKLQEESIYAKYSENGKSKEKTQANDPIELGKVFTEKPDNVRTLYTRDELINQIKINLAGHIAENILRSNAGNYHKEDKEKALAYARQIIFEGMDPNSLPKNIKNKRNHEAFVLMNKCEKEIETLLLQFKTELKEIADTLQEKLTLSYSELFAILNKSLENNEEKLKIEPVTAPAA
- a CDS encoding RpiB/LacA/LacB family sugar-phosphate isomerase, producing the protein MKKNKNLNLVIATDHRGYAMKEFLKATVNLSPYILSWIDVGAFDDERSDYPEFAIPAIEQMRSDKADYGILLCGTGIGMAIIANRYPGIYAGLAWNKQIAQESKEDDNTNVLALPSDYVTNEQAQEMVEVWLNTEFKKGRYQKRIDMIDAIEI